The window CATGGGGGTATTCCCTGATTTTGGGAATCTTGATCTGCAAAAGACCATTGGATTTGGCTGGCTGGCTTTTGGGGGAATCATCCTCAATATATTGCTGTACTTTGCGGCTTTGATGTGTTCTCATCTGGCGGCTTTCGGCACCTTGTATGAGCTGAAGGTGAATTTTGCCTCCCATCTGGCCGGACTGCCTCTGGGGTTTCATATGCTGGTGGGCAGCGGGAAGCTGCGAAAGATCATGGATGAAAACATTGAGAAGATCGAAGGCTTTATCGCCCACCAGCTGCCTGACCTGGTGGCCTCCTTTGTGGCTCCTGTGGTCATGTTTATTATTCTCCTGGCCGTTGACTGGCGTTTTGGCCTTGCCGCTGCGGCGGGAATAGTCATTGCCCTTGTGATCCAGATGAAAGCCTATGGCAATGACGGGGCGAAAACCATGATGGAAAAGTACCAGACCGCCCTGGAGGATATGAACAATGCTTCCGTGGAATATATCAGGGGAATCACCGTTGTCAAGGCCTTTAAGCAAACGGTCTATTCCTTCCGCCGGATGCACAGCGCCATCAAGGAATACACCCGCATGGTCATTCCCTATACCCTTAGCTGGGAAAACTACATGTCGTCCTTTCACACGATTATCAATAACATTTACTTATTCCTGATTCCCGTGGGCATCCTGATCGGATTAAATACCTCTGATTATTCTGACTTTGCTGCCACATTTATTTTTTATCTTATTTTTGTTCCATCCATTGCAGCGGTTCTGATGAAAATCATGTACGTTTCCACCAGCGGAATGCAGATCATAGGAGGAGTGGAACGAATGGATGAGATCCTGCAGACCCCGCAGCTGTCTCAGCCACAGAATCCCAGGAAAATCTCCAGCCATGAAATCGTATTTGAAAACGTATCCTTCTCTTACGCCGGTCAGGAGGCACAGGCGCTTTCCGGCATTTCCTTCCGGGCTGAGGAAAACCAGATTACTGCCATTGTGGGCCCGTCGGGAGGGGGCAAAAGCACCATTGCCCATCTCATTCCCCGGTTTTTCGATGTGACGGAGGGCAGGATCCTCATCGGAGGCGTTGATGTGCGCCAGATGCGAAGCGAATACTTAATGGAAAAGGTCAGCTTTGTATTCCAGGATGTGTTCCTCTTTAAGCAAAGCATTATGGATAATATCAGGCTGGGAAACCAGAACGCAACCGACGAGCAGGTGATCGCTGCAGCCAGGGCTGCGCAGTGCCATGAATTCATTGAAAAACTGCCGGAAAAATACCATACAGTCATAGGCACAAAAGGTATCCATCTTTCAGGAGGTGAGCAGCAGCGGATTGCAATAGCCAGAGCTATTGTAAAAGACGCACCCATTGTACTTCTGGATGAGGCAACTGCATTTTCAGATCCGGAGAATGAACATTTAATTCAGCAGGCATTTCAAAAGCTCATGCATGGGAAGACGGTAATCATGATCGCCCACCGCTTATCAACCATCCGCAGTGCCAATAAAATTATAGTGATAGACAAGGGGCGGCTTATTGAGCAGGGCCGTCATGAAGAATTGCTGGAGAAACAGGGGAAATATTTTGATATGTGGAACGTGTATACGAAGGCTCTTGACTGGAAGATGGACAGAAAGGGGATAAGAGAACATGTTTAATTGGAAGGAAGTATTGATGCTTACCGATAAAGGCTATACGGATTTAAAGAAAGCCGTTGCCGCCTGCACGATCACCAATCTGGCGCTCATGCTGCCCTTTGCAGTTACTATTCAGGTTTTTGCAGAGCTTTTAAAGCCGTTGATGGCACAGGAGATTTCCTGGACCAGGATGTGGTTTTTGTTTGGCTGCGGTATTGTTTCGGCAATCCTGGTGTTTCTTGCCAGCAAAAACGATTATAAAAAGACTTACGTCACTTCTTATCTGGAAGCGGAGAATTCAAGGATCAGCATTGCCGAGCGGATCAGGAAGCTGCCCATGAGCTTTTTCAACTCAAAGGATCTTTCTGAACTGACCACAAACATTATGGCTGACTGTTCCACAACAGAGCATGTGCTAAGCCACATCCTTCCCCAGATAAGCGCCAATGCCATTTCCATTACCATTATCTGCATTATGATGGCTGCTTTTGACTGGAGGATGGCTCTCTCCGTATTTATTACTGTGCCTGCTGCGCTTCTGGTCATCCTTGGCAGCAAAAAGATCCAGGCCCGTTTAAGTGAGAAGCAGGTGGAGGCAAAGCTGAAAGCCTCCGATCATGTGCAGGAATATCTGGAAGGAATCAAGGTCATCAAGGCCTGCGGGTTGGATGGCTCAAAGTTTGCGGCGCTGGATAATGCCCTGCATCTAATGATGAAAATGGCGATCAAAATGGAATTCGGCACCGGGATTTTTGTCACCGGCGCCCAGATGATCTTACAGGCAGGTGTGGGTCTTACTGTTTTCACCGGGACTTATTTACTGACGGGCGGCAGCATCCAGCTGATCCCCATGCTGATGTTTTTTGTCATTGTTGTCAGGATTTACGGACCGGTCCTTGTGGAGTTCACTCTTTTGCCGGAGCTGTTTTACCACCGTATCGCTACGAAACGGATGCGCACGCTCATGACTGTTCCTGTCATGGAGGGAGGATCGGAGAAACCCCTGACGCACTGGAATATTGACTTTGAAAACGTTTCTTTCGGCTACCATGGGGAAAATCCCAAAAAAGACATGGTGATCAAAAATCTTACGGTATCCATTCCATCCGATGGCATTACGGCGCTGGTAGGACCTTCGGGCTGCGGGAAGAGCACCATCTCAAGACTGATTGCCCGGTTCTGGGATGTAAATCAGGGCAGCGTAAAGATCGGCGGAATTGATGTAAGAACCCTTGACCCGGAACACTTAATGAGCTATATGTCCTTTGTATTTCAGGATGTGGTGCTGTTTAATGACACAGTCTACAACAATATCCGCATTGGAAACATGGAAGCAACGGAGGAAGAAGTCATGGAAGCAGCAAGGGCCGCCTGCTGTGATGGGTTTATAAATGTTTTGCCCGACGGATATCAGACCATGCTTGGGGAAAACGGAAGCACTCTTTCCGGAGGCGAACGGCAGCGGATCTCCATTGCCCGGGCGCTATTGAAAAATGCACCCATCGTTCTTTTAGATGAGGCCACCGCATCCCTTGACCCCGAGAATGAAGCTCTGATTCAGCAGGCAATTTCCAGGCTGATTGAAGGCAAGACAGTCATTGTCATTGCTCACCGCTTAAGAACCGTGTCCGGAGCGGATAAAATCATTGTGCTTGAGGAGGGCAGACTGTCCGAAGAGGGAACTCATGAGGAATTGATGAACAACAAGGGGCTTTATGAAAGACTGTACCGGATCCAGCAGGAAAGCATGGGCTGGAGCGTTTAAGGGAAAAAGGAGGAAGCATACAAAATGAAATCGGAATTAAATTCCCAAACAGTGCAAAACACCATGCTTTTACCGCTGTGGGGCCGCGCCACGGCCAGTGCGAAAAATCTGGAAATACTAAATGATAAGGAAGCCATTGAAATCATCAAAAGCTGCGATTATGACTTCAGCTCCATTGCCAAAACCTTCGGTGAGTTCGGCGGAATCTGTTATATTGTCCGTGCCCGGAAAATTGATGATGCCATCCGCAAATTCATCCGAAAACATCCCCGTGCTTCCATCGTAAATATCGGGGCAGGGCTGGATACCACCTTTTCCAGGGTGGATAATGGAACGATCAACTGGTATAATCTTGATCTGCCTGATGCGATTGCCTTCCGTCAGAAGTTCCTTCCCGATTCCCCCCGTAACACAAGCATTGCAAAATCCCTGTTTGACACTTCCTGGTTTGATGATGTTATTTTTAATCATGGGGATGGCATATTATTTGTTTCGGCCGGAGTTTTTTATTATTTCAAGGAAGAGCAGCTGAAAGCGGTCTTTGAAGCTATGGCTCACCGTTTTCCCGGAGGGGAAATTTATTTTGATGCGGGATCAAGGCAGGCGGTTAAGAAGTCAAACCGTATGGTGGAAAAGACCGGGAATAAAGGCGCCATGATGCATTTTTACATCAATGGTTTAAAAGATCTGGAAAACTGGTCCCCGGATATCCAGGCCATTGCCTGTGAAAAATACTTTAAGGGCATACCGGTTAACAGGCAGTGGAGCTTTGGTATCCGCTTTATGATGAAAATATCGGACCAGATCAATATGATGAAATTCATCCATCTGCGTTTTTCGGAATAAACAATCAGGTTAACAATTGCTCCAAAACAGATAGGAGGAGTGAATCCAGGTGAAAACCAGCCATATTATTTATAAAGTAGATGACTTGTACCAGGCAGTAGAAGAATTTAAAGAAAAGGGATTTGAAGTGGAATATGGGACAGAGAAAAACCCATACAATGCAATTATTTATTTTTCCCAAGGGCCTTATCTGGAACTGCTTGCTTCAACTGGAATGCCGAAATTCATGAAGAGAATTTTGCGCATGTTTGGAAAAAGCAGATTGGCCGACCGCCTGGATTATTGGGATAACCATAAAGGAGGCCCCTGCGGAGTCGCACTTGAGAACTATAAGACCGATTTAAGGGAAGAGAAGGGTATTCTGGAAAAATACAATCAGGGATATTTTGAAATGCCCTCACGGAGGAATGATACCAAGGGAAGAAAATTACGGTTTACGTGCCTGTTTCCTCATGAGATGCAGCTTCCTTTTCTTATGACCTATTTTAACATTGATCCGAAACCTGAGAACTTTATACACCCCAACGGTATAAACGGGATCAAGAACATATCCTTTGGAACGAGGGAAGAGTTGATACCGATTATTAAGGAACTATGTGACGATCCGGTATTGACTCTGTTTACAGGGAACGGGATCAAAGATCTGGAATTTGAATATTCAGTTAAAGAAATATAAAGACAGGCCGCCATTTTTGGCGGCTTTTTTATCGTATAGGGAAGTTCCTCCTATACGATAAAAACCCTCCGGGAGGATCGCACTGCGGCGGCAGGGTTGGATGTCGCCTGGGCGACCCGCCGCAGGCGGAGAATCCCGCTTGCGGGATTCTTTCTTATATAATAGGAAATTCCTCTCAAATTCTTATTTATGTAAACAAATAGCCCTGCGAGAGCAGGGCATAGGTAACAGACGATGCTGAGTTAGAAGATATAAAAACCTTCTTCAAATTCGTCATCATCAAGGTCATCATCCTCAATAAGGAAATAATGCATGTCAAGCAGGTCAGAATCGGTCATACCTTTTACTAGCTTTGCAGTCATGCCTTCCGGAGGATTTTTGATATATTTTTGCCTGAGTTCCTCTAATTGATTTGGATCCATTGAAGCACCTCCCATCTTTGGATACTTCTAGTATGAAACAGATGGGATAGAAAATCAAGCAGAATTACCACTGGAGCGGCAACGATGTTTTGCCATTGTCCTTTCATAAAGTTCAATTAGAGGGACCCGTTTGTGGTTATGGTAGAGTTCTAAAAAAGCCATGTCATGCTTACATTTTGGGCATTGCAAGGGGTCATATCCGAAAGATAAGAGAAAAAGAGTGCGCCACCGATTGAAGTCTAAGAGGGTCTTGTGCTTTGATTTTGGCACAGCTCTAAAAAGTAACTTATCTACCTCACGGTGCCTTGCATAAAGGCCATAGTATCGGATCATTTTAAAATGCTTTTCTGGTATGTGCTGGATAAGAAGCTTCATGAAATCCAGCACGGGCATTGTTTTCATAACAAAAGAGTTATCCTCGTGCTTATTGTAATGAAAGGCCACATTTGTGCCATCGTAGGAATCAATCCTGGAAGTGGCAATGACAGGGCGTCCGAGATAACGGCTGATATATTTCACTACGGTATCAGAATCGCATAGATTAGGCTTTGCATAAACGTAGAATCCATTTTTGTCTTTATAATAAATGGCAGCTTTTGTTTTTTTGAAAGAGGGACCGATGCGTTTTTCCATTTCATTTAGAAGAGCGGTTTGGAAAGCCATTCTTAAATAGGTGTAGTTGAAATGCTTCACAATGCGCCAAAAGCCATCGTCAGAGAACCCGCCCTCTGAAAGAAGGCAGTGGATATGGGGGTTCCACTCAAGAGGTCGGCCGAAGGTGTGGAGAACACAGATGAAACCAGGAACAAAGTTTCTACTTTTATTTATTGAGAGAAACATTCTGAGAATGACACTGCGAACTGCGTGGAAAAGACAATCCAGTAGAGTACGGTCTTCGAGGAAGAAGGGGCGTAGATCTTCATCAATGGTAAAAACACAGTGTCGGTGGGTGCAGCGGATGAGCTTAAAGGCCATTTTTGTTGAGCGTTCAATACAATATCTGTTGCTGCAGGTAGGGCAAAACTTGGAATGGCAACGGAAAGGAAGAAACTTAAGCTCACCACAAAAAGGGCATCCATACAAGGCGCCGCCGAAAGAAGGATCCCCACAGTGAATCATTTTTTCAACATTCTCTGTGACAATGTCACGAGGATGAAGAATATATAGCATTTCTTCATAATGGTCAGTAAAAATCTTTTGTAGGACATTCATAATACTATTATAAAGGAAAAGTTGTAAAAAGGAATCCCCTAATTCCCCTCATGAATGAGGGGCTAGGGGAGTTGAGGTGCCGAAGGCACTTATTTATTGGAAATTATGAATTATGTACATGTATGACGGGGAAATAAATGAAAAATAGTGCAAAAGTTCAGAATGACAAAAGAAATGTAAGAATATTAAATGGAAAAATGCACATCAGAATCATATAATTAGACCATCGGAATTAAAACATTCCTATATATTGGTGAACACAAATAATTTTATAAAGGAGAGGTTATATATGAAAAAAAGATTATTAACAGCTTCACTGGCAGCACTGGCAGCATTAAGCTTATCCGCCTGCAGCGGCGGCGGAAAGCCTGCGGAAACCACGGCAGCTCCCCAGACTTCTGCGGAGACCGCAGCTCCTGCTGAAACAAAGGCAGAGGAATCAAAGGCCGGAGGGGAAGCGGCAGCAAAGGCTCCGGAGGATTACAAAGGAACAGTTGTGGTCTATTCTCCCCATGATGCGGACCCCCTAAATGCAGGCGTGAACTTATTCATGGAGAAGTACCCAAATGTTAAGGTGGAAGTAGTGGCAGCCGGTACAGGAGAGCTGTGCAACCGTATTGCAGCCGAGTCCGCAAATCCCATTGCAGACGTATTATGGGGCGGCGGTGCTGATTCACTGGCAGCGTTTAAGGATTATTTCGCTCCCTATGTATGTGCCAACGACGAATTTATAGGTGAAGCTTATAAGGATGCTGATGACATGTGGATCGGGGAAAGCCCTCTGCCCATGGTCATCTTTTACAACAAAGATTTGATTGAGAAGGCTGGCCTTACCATTCCTGAGACATGGGAGGATTTAACAAAGCCTGAATGGAAAGGCAAGATCGCATACTGCCTGCCTTCCAAGTCCGGCTCTGCCTACACCCAGCTGTGCACCATGATCCTGGGCCATGGCGGCAAAGAAGCAGGATGGGATTTTATTAAGAAATTATATGACAACCTGGACGGCAAGATCGTAGACTCTTCCGGAAAATGCCACAAGATGGTTGCAGACGGGGAATTCTACGTAGGTCTGACTTTGGAGAAATCCGCAGTTCAGTATAAGGAGGATCCTTCGGTTGGATTCGTATATCCCAAAGACGGAACCAGTGCAGTGCCGGATGGTGTGGCTCTTGTAAAGGGCGGCCCCAACGAGGAGAACGCAAAGCTGTTTATCGATTTCGTTACGTCAAAGGAATGCCAGACGGAGCAGAGCAAGAACTGGGGCCGCCGTCCGGTAAGAAGCGACATGGAAGTAGGCGAAGGATTGGCGAAGCTGCAGGATATCGTACTGGTGGATTATGATTTTGACTGGGCGGCAAATGAGAAAGAAACCATTATTGAGAGATTCAATGACATTATGGTCAATTAAAAAAGGATAGGAATACATTTTGACAAAAAAGACTGTCCCAGCCCTTCGGGGACAGGACAGTCTTTTGCTGTAAGAGGCAGGAAGACAGCCAAAGGGTTAAGGAGGAGCGAAAAGTATGAGCCATGCAGTTATTATTAAACAGGCCGTGAAGAAGTACGGTGATTTTACAGCGCTAAATGGGGTGGATTTAGAGATGAAGCCGGGGGAATTTTTCACACTGCTTGGCCCCTCCGGATGCGGCAAGACGACCCTGCTTCGCATGATCGCAGGATTCAATTCTGTGGATGGCGGGGAGATCTGTTTTGATGATAAGGTAATCAACAATATGGAGGCCCACAAGAGGGATATTGGCATGGTGTTCCAGAACTACGCCATCTTTCCTCATTTAACCGTGGCTGAGAATGTGGCCTACGGCCTGAAAGCTAAAAAATATCCAAAGGACCAGATCGGCCGCAAGGTGGAGGAGGCCTTAGACCTGGTGCAGATTAAAAACTTAAAGGACAGAAAACCCAATGAGCTGTCCGGCGGCCAGCAGCAGCGGGTGGCTCTGGCAAGGGCATTTGTCATTGAGCCGGGGGTGCTTCTCATGGATGAGCCCTTATCCAACTTAGACGCAAAGCTGAGAGTGCAGATGAGAACGGTTATCAAGAAACTGCAAAGACGCCTTGGGATCACCACTATTTACGTCACCCACGACCAGGAGGAGGCTCTGGCTATATCCGACCGGATCGCAGTTATGAAGGAAGGCAATATCATGCAGGTGGGATCGCCGGAAGAGATTTACAAAAAGCCGGAAAATACCTTTGTGGCAGGATTCATCGGAGTATCAAACTTCATTGACTGTGAGGTGGAGGGAAGCGATCCGGACAGCGCCGTTTTAAACATCAAGGACGAATGCAGTTTAACCTGCAGGCTGAAATCCGCCTACAAAGGAAAGGGGATCATTTCCGCAAGGCCGGAGCAGATGTTCTTCGATGAAAAGGAAGGGCTTCCCGGCCGGATCGTCATTTCCACCTTCCTTGGGGATTTCATTGAGTATGAGATCCAGTTAAACAATGGCAAGACCATTCAATTAAACGAATACACAAAGGATGCCGGCGACTTACGGCCTGACGGTCAGGAGGTGCGGGTGAACTTTGATATCAGTGCGGTAGGTGTATACGATGCCCAGACCCAGGAGGTGATATCATGGTAAAGAAAGGAAAGAAGCTGGACTTCTGGTTTTGGGTGAAAGTGGCGGTAGTGGGGTTTATGCTGCTGTTTCTGATCTATCCGTTCTGCACCCTGATTACACGTAGCTTCTTCTCCGGCAAGGTGGAAGGCTTCACCCTTGAGAACTACATCCGGTTTTTCACGAAAAAGTATTATTATTCCTCCCTTGGGAGAAGCCTGTTTGTCTCCATTGTCACCACGGCTACGACGCTGGCCGTAGGGGTTCCCATGGCCTATCTCATGTCCAGATACAATGTTTTTGGAAAACGTTTTATCCATATATTCATCATTATGAGCCTTATGAGCCCGCCCTTTATCGGCGCTTACAGCTGGATCATGCTGTTCGGGCGTGCGGGCTTTGTCACACAGTTTTTTGAAGGCATTGGGATCCACCTTCCCAGTATTTATGGAAAACTGGGCATTATTCTTGTCTTCACGTTCAAGCTGTTTCCCTATGTGTATTTATATACGTCAGGGGCAATGGGAAGCATTGACTCAAGCCTTGAGGAAGCGGCGGAGAATCTGGGAAGCAACAAGCTGCGCAGGCTTTTGACCATTACCATACCGGTCATTCTTCCCTCCATCGCTGCCGGAGCCATCATGGTATTTATGACCAGCCTTGCGGACTTTGGTACACCCATGCTCATCGGTGAAGGCTATATGGTTCTTCCTGTGCTGGTATATAACGAATATATGAGTGAAATCGGCGGAAATGCCCATTTAGCCAGCGCCCTGTCCGTAATTGTGGTCCTCTGTTCCACAACGGTGCTTTTGCTGCAGAAATATTTCGTAACCAGAAAAAACTATGTCATGACAGCCATGAGACCGCCTAAGGAAGAACAGCTTCACGGCTTAAAACGCTTTCTGGTAACCTTGCCGGTTATGCTGGTGACCTTTATCGGCATTCTTCCCCAGATCGTGGTGGTTGTCAGCAGTTTTGTAAAAAGCGATTTTACAGGCTTTAAAAAAGGCTTCAGCATAGAAAGCTATGTGACGATTTTTAACAGGCTGTGGACTAATATCCGTAATACGTTCGTATTCTCTGCCACAGCCATTGTATTCATTATCGTGCTTGGCATGCTGATATCCTACATTGTGATACGTCAGAAAGGGATAGCAGGGCAGCTGATGGATCTTCTTATTATGTTCCCCTTTGTCATTCCTGGCGCCGTACTTGGCATCAGCCTGATCGTAGCCTTTAATAAGCAGCCCATGATCCTTACAGGTACTGCTGTTATTATGATTATAGCCTTTGTAGTCAGGAAGCTGCCCTATACGGTGCGGTCAGGAAGTGCTTTCCTGCAGCAGATGGACCCAAGTGTGGAGGAGGCCTCCATCAGCCTGGGCGTGTCACCCATGAGGACCTTTGTCAAGGTGACAGCAAGGCTCATGGCCCCCGGCATCCTGTCAGGAGCTATCTTAAGCTGGATCACCTGCATCAATGAGCTGTCCTCCAGCGTTATGCTTTACGGCGGCAAAACAAGTACCATATCCGTAGCCATCTATACGGAGGTTGTCCGAAACAGCTATGGCACAGCGGCGGCACTGGCCTCCATACTGACCGTCAGCACCGTCATATCCCTTCTCATTTTCCTGAAGGTGAGCAAGGGGAGGGTTTCGGTTGTATAACATTCACGAAAGCAATGAGCAGTGCGAAAAAAGGCAGAAACAGATTTTCGTTGTGCTCGCACATAAAAAAATCTGTTTCTGCCTTTTTTCATAGGGCGAATGCCCGTGAGCTGGTAAAACCTACGGTTTTACCAGCTGCGCTGCGGATCCATGCCACAACAATCTGCCCAAAGTTTTCTTTTGAAGGCTTTGGGCATTTTCAGAAAAGGAGGAATACAAAGGATGGTAACATTTGGCACAGGTGGCTGGAGAGCCATTATCGGAGAAGATTTTACAAAAGAAAACATCCAAAAGCTGGCTCTTGCCGTCAGCCTTAAAATGAAAACAGAAAAAAAAGAGGAAGAAGGTATCGTCATAGGATATGACAGACGTTTTCTGTCCAAGGAGGCGGTCATATGGGCCTGTGAAATATTCGGAAGTCAGGGAATCAGGGTATTTTTCATTAACCGCAGTTCCCCCACACCTCTCATCATGTTTTATGTGATGAAGCACCGGTTAAGCTACGGCATGATGGTAACGGCCAGCCATAACCCAGCCATTTATAACGGGATCAAGGTGTTTACCTATGGAGGGCGTGATGCAGATGAGACGCAGACCCGGGATATTGAAACGTATCTCTCAGAAGCGGAGAAAATATACCGGCCAAACCGCCAGGAGGCAGGACAAATGCCCCCGGCCTCTTATCTGCAGCTTGTGAAAAAAGGAGTAGTAGAGGAAATCAATCCACTAAACGAATATCTTGACAATATCATATCCGTTATTGACATGGAGGCCATACGCTCCCGGGATTTCCGGGTTGCTATTGACCCCATGTACGGAGTGAGCTTAACGGCCTTAAGCACCATCCTTTCCGTTGCCAGGTGTACCATTGAAACCATCAACGACCAGCATGACACGTTGTTTGGCGGAAAAATGCCTGCGCCTACGGAGCAGACCCTGCGGAGCCTTCAGAA of the Lacrimispora indolis DSM 755 genome contains:
- a CDS encoding phosphoglucomutase/phosphomannomutase family protein; amino-acid sequence: MVTFGTGGWRAIIGEDFTKENIQKLALAVSLKMKTEKKEEEGIVIGYDRRFLSKEAVIWACEIFGSQGIRVFFINRSSPTPLIMFYVMKHRLSYGMMVTASHNPAIYNGIKVFTYGGRDADETQTRDIETYLSEAEKIYRPNRQEAGQMPPASYLQLVKKGVVEEINPLNEYLDNIISVIDMEAIRSRDFRVAIDPMYGVSLTALSTILSVARCTIETINDQHDTLFGGKMPAPTEQTLRSLQNYVLDRYCDIGIATDGDADRLGVIDDQGRYLHANNILVMLYYYLLKYKGWRGPVVRSLSTTHVLDRVAESFGQTCYEVPVGFKFVSAKMQETDAIIGGESSGGLTVKGHIHGKDGIYAASLLIEMMAVSGKKLSEIAADIRREYGAIHMTERDYRFTAEEKERISRILMIDRELPLLPFEIDKISYMDGCKIYFKNGGWVIARFSGTEPLLRIFCEMEAEADSVSVCSLFEEYLGLQAG